A part of Gossypium hirsutum isolate 1008001.06 chromosome A07, Gossypium_hirsutum_v2.1, whole genome shotgun sequence genomic DNA contains:
- the LOC107929910 gene encoding oleosin Ara h 15.0101-like isoform X2, translated as MLLFLSGLTFTGTVFALVMATPLVVLFSPVLVPAGLAILLVTTGFLFSGGCGVAAITALSWIHNYVQAKFYRLRAKNKGG; from the exons ATGTTGCTTTTCTTGTCAGGGTTAACCTTTACTGGCACGGTTTTCGCTCTTGTCATGGCGACACCACTCGTGGTGTTGTTCAGTCCGGTTCTCGTCCCAGCTGGGCTAGCCATCTTGCTTGTCACAACTGGGTTCTTGTTCTCAGGTGGGTGCGGCGTGGCGGCCATCACCGCGTTGTCGTGGATCCATAATTACGTTCAAG CTAAGTTCTACCGTCTACGAGCCAAAAACAAGGGGGGTTAG
- the LOC107929910 gene encoding oleosin Ara h 15.0101-like isoform X1: MLLFLSGLTFTGTVFALVMATPLVVLFSPVLVPAGLAILLVTTGFLFSGGCGVAAITALSWIHNYVQGSARSLVQMVEFQFSFLYK, from the exons ATGTTGCTTTTCTTGTCAGGGTTAACCTTTACTGGCACGGTTTTCGCTCTTGTCATGGCGACACCACTCGTGGTGTTGTTCAGTCCGGTTCTCGTCCCAGCTGGGCTAGCCATCTTGCTTGTCACAACTGGGTTCTTGTTCTCAGGTGGGTGCGGCGTGGCGGCCATCACCGCGTTGTCGTGGATCCATAATTACGTTCAAG GCAGTGCCAGGAGCTTGGTCCAAATGGTAGAATTTCAGTTTTCGTTCCTttacaaataa
- the LOC107929862 gene encoding uncharacterized protein: MLIFTAVTGTEIQTEIDQSVGFRLDGAVLNVGEELKAETLSLKMGSRVYKLQDLKSLTWYEVKISYPASIPASFSLQLKKGDLESGLNRNRRLLNTEKLIFKTDNLDSINDQGGLHILVTVEPEGFVAIPNTKEREFIIFNIVCDELLLGIPYYAWWVVAFVVLCLVSALIIPTYLPSYLLRDQNVAKQS, encoded by the exons ATGTT aatttTCACTGCGGTGACTGGAACAGAGATTCAAACTGAGATCGATCAGAGTGTCGGATTCCG GCTAGACGGCGCCGTTTTGAATGTTGGAGAGGAGCTAAAGGCGGAAACTTTGTCGCTTAAAATGGGTTCTCGAGTCTATAAACTGCAAGATCTGAAATCATTAACTTGGTACGAAGTGAAGATCTCGTATCCAGCTTCC ATTCCCGCTAGTTTTTCTTTGCAACTGAAGAAAGGGGATTTAGAATCTGGGTTAAACAGGAACAGAAGATTGTTGAATACAGAGAAGTTGATATTCAAGACTGATAATCTTGACTCCATTAATGATCAG GGCGGATTGCACATTTTGGTGACTGTGGAGCCCGAAGGTTTTGTGGCAATACCCAACACAAAGGAAAGAGAGTTCATCATCTTCAATATAG tTTGCGATGAACTGTTGTTGGGCATCCCTTACTATGCATGGTGGGTCGTAGCCTTTGTCGTGCTGTGTTTAGTATCGGCATTGATTATTCCTACTTATCTGCCATCGTATCTGCTACGAGACCAGAATGTTGCCAAGCAATCTTGA